One part of the Phragmites australis chromosome 3, lpPhrAust1.1, whole genome shotgun sequence genome encodes these proteins:
- the LOC133911859 gene encoding FAD-linked sulfhydryl oxidase ERV1-like isoform X1 — protein MPLPGSNPLTPVFQTVAAFSRHLLIAPDAGPDDQRLRPLLSLSLSPPANPPPPPEILKEKNAKAAPLTKEEVGRATWMLLHTIAAQFPDEPTRQQKRDAKELMHIISRLYPCKECADHFKEVLKANPVQAGSQTEFSQWLCYVHNVVNRSLGKPIFPCQRVNARWGKLDCPERSCDLEGTNGIMPNR, from the exons ATGCCACTCCCGGGCTCGAACCCGCTGACGCCCGTCTTCCAGACCGTCGCCGCCTTCTCCCGACACCTCCTCATCGCCCCCGACGCCGGTCCCGACGACCAACGCCTCCGCCCCCTCCTatcgctctccctctccccgcCGGCGAACCCACCGCCTCCGCCGGAGATCCTGAAG GAGAAGAATGCCAAGGCGGCGCCCCTGACGAAGGAGGAGGTTGGCCGGGCCACGTGGATGCTGCTCCACACCATTGCAGCGCAG TTCCCTGATGAACCTACGAGGCAGCAAAAACGAGACGCGAAGGAGCTG ATGCATATAATCTCGAGGCTATATCCGTGCAAAGAATGTGCTGATCACTTCAAGGAAGTTTTGAA AGCAAACCCTGTGCAGGCTGGATCTCAGACTGAATTCTCCCAGTGGTTATGTTATGTGCACAATGTGGTTAATCGAAG CCTTGGAAAACCAATATTTCCCTGCCAAAGAGTAAATGCACGGTGGGGTAAGCTGGATTGCCCTGAACGCTCGTGTGATCTAGAAGGCACCAACGGCATCATGCCAAACCGATGA
- the LOC133911860 gene encoding uncharacterized protein LOC133911860 — translation MKRPSVLVLLIFAFVGGNLFVGISSNARSAQNSADPGYEVIELNGRRLKERYTSTIRKTRGLENIRTDDYQPVDPSPSTKATIRAGPIEHGTPILPYVPRYPPPPPPPMQDTLPAESPFSPLT, via the exons ATGAAGCGTCCCTCTGTGCTCGTCTTGCTAATATTTGCATTTGTTGGAGGGAATCTGTTCGTGGGTATCTCCTCTAACGCAAGAAGCGCCCAAAACTCTGCAG ATCCAGGCTATGAAGTCATTGAGCTAAACGGCAGGAGACTTAAG GAACGATACACTTCTACTATCCGAAAGACAAGGGGCCTGGAAAATATTAGGACAGACGACTACCAACCAGTCGATCCAAGCCCAAGCACCAAAGCAACTATCCGGGCAGGTCCGATTGAGCATGGCACTCCGATTCTTCCTTATGTACCGCGatacccgccgccgccgccgcctccgatgCAGGATACGCTTCCTGCTGAATCCCCTTTTTCTCCTCTCACTTAG
- the LOC133911859 gene encoding FAD-linked sulfhydryl oxidase ERV1-like isoform X2 — translation MPLPGSNPLTPVFQTVAAFSRHLLIAPDAGPDDQRLRPLLSLSLSPPANPPPPPEILKEKNAKAAPLTKEEVGRATWMLLHTIAAQFPDEPTRQQKRDAKELMHIISRLYPCKECADHFKEVLKANPVQAGSQTEFSQWLCYVHNVVNRRIIGKIRSHGQKEEN, via the exons ATGCCACTCCCGGGCTCGAACCCGCTGACGCCCGTCTTCCAGACCGTCGCCGCCTTCTCCCGACACCTCCTCATCGCCCCCGACGCCGGTCCCGACGACCAACGCCTCCGCCCCCTCCTatcgctctccctctccccgcCGGCGAACCCACCGCCTCCGCCGGAGATCCTGAAG GAGAAGAATGCCAAGGCGGCGCCCCTGACGAAGGAGGAGGTTGGCCGGGCCACGTGGATGCTGCTCCACACCATTGCAGCGCAG TTCCCTGATGAACCTACGAGGCAGCAAAAACGAGACGCGAAGGAGCTG ATGCATATAATCTCGAGGCTATATCCGTGCAAAGAATGTGCTGATCACTTCAAGGAAGTTTTGAA AGCAAACCCTGTGCAGGCTGGATCTCAGACTGAATTCTCCCAGTGGTTATGTTATGTGCACAATGTGGTTAATCGAAG AATCATAGGGAAAATTAGGTCTCACGGCCAAAAAGAGGAAAACTAA